A portion of the Saccharomyces paradoxus chromosome XV, complete sequence genome contains these proteins:
- the SGT2 gene encoding Sgt2p (Glutamine-rich cytoplasmic cochaperone~similar to YOR007C) — protein sequence MSASKEEIAALIVNYFSSIVEKKEISEDSADSLNVAMDCISEAFGFEREAVSDILERSEFKGQNLTDMLNSASKASESNKKDDAENVEVNIPEDDAETKAEAEDLKMQGNKAMANKDYELAINKYTEAIKILPTNAIYYANRAAAHSSLKEYEEAVKDAESAISIDPSYFRGYSRLGFAKYAQGKPEEALEAYKKVLDIEGDNATEAMKRDYESAKKKVEQSLNLEKTVPEQSRDADANASQGAGVGGLPDLGSLLGGGLGGLMNNPQLMQAAQKMMSNPGAMQNIQKMMQDPSIRQMAEGFASGGGTPNLSDLMSNPALRNMAGNLFGGSDTPSTEGAPDNENKQ from the coding sequence ATGTCTGcatcaaaagaagaaattgctGCCCTTATTGTAAActacttttcttctatcgtggaaaagaaagaaatttcagaagATAGCGCCGATTCCTTAAATGTTGCCATGGACTGTATCTCTGAAGCCTTTGGCTTTGAGAGAGAAGCTGTCTCAGACATTCTAGAAAGGTCCGAATTCAAGGGTCAAAACTTGACTGATATGCTAAATTCTGCGTCAAAAGCCTCAGAATCAAATAAGAAAGACGATGCTGAGAATGTCGAAGTTAACATTCCGGAAGATGATGCTGAAACTAAAGCCGAGGCTGAGGACTTGAAAATGCAAGGTAATAAGGCAATGGCTAACAAGGATTACGAACTTGCGATTAATAAATATACTGAAGCCATTAAAATTTTGCCAACAAATGCTATCTATTACGCCAATAGAGCAGCAGCTCACTCATCCCTGAAAGAATATGAAGAAGCAGTCAAAGACGCTGAATCTGCAATTTCCATTGACCCATCCTACTTCAGAGGCTACTCTAGATTGGGATTTGCTAAATATGCGCAAGGCAAGCCCGAAGAAGCCCTTGAAGCATACAAAAAGGTTCTTGATATTGAGGGTGATAATGCAACAGAAGCTATGAAAAGGGACTACGAAAGCGCCAAAAAGAAGGTTGAACAATCTTTGAATCTGGAGAAAACAGTTCCAGAACAGTCGAGGGATGCTGATGCTAATGCTAGTCAAGGCGCTGGTGTGGGCGGATTGCCAGATCTTGGTTCTTTATTAGGTGGTGGTCTTGGAGGTTTGATGAACAACCCACAATTGATGCAAGCTGCGCAAAAAATGATGAGCAATCCAGGTGCTAtgcaaaatattcaaaaaatgatgCAAGATCCGAGTATCAGACAAATGGCTGAAGGCTTTGCTTCGGGTGGAGGAACTCCAAACTTGTCTGACTTAATGAGTAATCCAGCGCTCAGAAACATGGCAGGCAATCTTTTTGGCGGGTCAGATACCCCATCTACAGAAGGTGCACCAGACAATGAGAACAAACAATAG
- the SLG1 gene encoding Slg1p (Sensor-transducer of the stress-activated PKC1-MPK1 kinase pathway~similar to YOR008C) encodes MRSNKTSLLLALLSILSQASAYTFVNCFSSLPSDFSKADSYSWQSSSHCNSECNEKGASYFALYNHSECYCGNTNPSDSESTSSSCNAYCYGYSSEMCGGADSYSVYQLDSDTNSNSISSSDSSMGTTSATSSTTSSTASTISSTTSSMASSSTLETSSESTQAAASVSTSQSSSTLSSESSLTSNTLTTSSISSQSQDATSIIYSTAFHTEGGSTIFVTNTITTSAQNSGSATGTAGSDSASGSKTHKKKANVGAIVGGVVGGVVGAIAIALCILLIVRHINMKREQDRMEKEYQEAIKPVEYPDKLYASSFSSNHGPSTGSFEEEHANGQTDINPFDDSRRISNGTFINGGPGGKNNVLTVVNPDEAD; translated from the coding sequence ATGAGATCGAACAAAACAAGTTTGCTTCTGGCTTTATTGTCCATTTTATCGCAAGCGAGCGCCTATACGTTCGTGAATTGTTTTAGCTCATTACCCTCTGACTTTTCTAAAGCTGATTCATATAGCTGGCAATCGAGTTCACACTGTAACAGTGAGTGTAACGAAAAAGGCGCAAGCTATTTTGCCCTCTATAATCATTCGGAATGTTATTGTGGTAATACTAACCCCTCTGATTCGGAATCTACTTCCTCTTCATGTAACGCGTATTGCTATGGTTACAGTAGTGAAATGTGTGGTGGTGCAGATTCTTATTCTGTGTACCAACTTGATTCTGACACAAATAGCAATAGCATAAGCAGCTCTGATTCAAGTATGGGAACTACTTCTGCAACTTCCTCAACAACCTCCTCCACAGCATCAACCATATCATCAACCACATCATCAATGGCATCTTCCTCTACACTAGAGACTTCTTCTGAGTCAACTCAAGCAGCTGCTTCTGTTTCAACGTCACAGAGCTCGAGCACCTTATCATCAGAAAGCTCGTTAACCTCAAATACTTTGACAACGAGTAGCATTAGCTCTCAATCACAAGATGCCACTTCCATAATTTATTCTACTGCTTTTCATACTGAAGGCGGTTCCACGATTTTTGTTACGAACACCATCACGACAAGTGCACAAAATTCAGGATCGGCCACAGGTACAGCTGGATCTGACTCTGCAAGCGGAAGTAAAACACATAAAAAGAAGGCAAATGTTGGGGCAATTGTCGGTGGTGTTGTAGGTGGTGTGGTTGGAGCTATAGCGATTGCTCTTTGTATCTTGTTGATTGTTAGACACATCAATATGAAACGGGAACAAGATAGGATGGAAAAGGAATACCAAGAGGCGATAAAACCAGTTGAGTACCCTGATAAGCTATACgcctcttccttttcatctaATCACGGGCCCTCTACAGGAAGCTTTGAAGAGGAGCATGCCAATGGGCAAACCGATATCAATCCTTTCGATGACTCAAGGAGAATAAGTAATGGAACATTCATAAATGGCGGACCAGGAGGGAAAAACAACGTTCTAACGGTGGTCAATCCAGACGAAGCTGattga
- the TIR4 gene encoding Tir4p (Cell wall mannoprotein~similar to YOR009W) has translation MAYSKIALLAALAAIAYAQTQAQINELNVVLDDVKTNIADYINLSYTPNSGFSLDQMPAGIMDIAAQLVQDPSDESYTTLYSEVDFSAVEHMLTMVPWYSSRLLPELEAMDASLTTSSSAATSSVASSTSEATSSSVATSSSEAASSSVAPSSSEISSSSVVSSTSEVASSSVASSTSEVASSSAAPSSTGVTSSSAITSSSVVSSSTEAGSSSSIASSSAVSSSEAVSSSVVSSVVSSSAEPASSSIASSNSTVASSSASATETSSSSIAPYNSTIVSSSTSASQTSISTIAPYNSTTTAPASSASSVIFSTRNGTTVTETDNTLVTKETTVCDYSSTSAVPASTTGYNNSTKVSTATVCSTCKEGTSTATDFSTLKTTVTVCDSACQAKKSATVVSVQSKTTGIVEQTENGAAKAVIGMGAGALAAVAAMLL, from the coding sequence ATGGCTTACTCTAAAATCGCATTACTAGCCGCTCTTGCAGCTATTGCTTACGCTCAGACCCAAGCACAAATCAACGAATTGAACGTTGTTTTAGATGATGTTAAGACCAACATTGCTGACTACATCAATTTGTCCTACACTCCAAATTCTGGTTTTTCGTTGGATCAAATGCCAGCTGGTATTATGGATATTGCTGCACAGTTGGTTCAAGACCCAAGTGATGAATCCTATACCACATTATATTCTGAAGTGGACTTCTCTGCTGTTGAGCATATGTTGACTATGGTCCCATGGTACTCTTCTAGACTGCTACCAGAATTGGAAGCAATGGACGCTTCTCTCACTACCTCAAGTTCTGCTGCTACATCTTCTGTTGCTTCATCTACCAGTGAAGCTACTAGCTCCTCTGTTGCAACATCTTCAAGTGAAGCCGCTAGCTCTTCCGTCGCACCATCTTCGAGTGAAATTTCCAGCTCTTCTGTTGTTTCATCTACCAGCGAAGTTGCCAGTTCTTCTGTTGCTTCATCTACCAGTGAAGTTGCCAGCTCTTCCGCTGCACCATCTTCAACTGGAGTTACTAGCTCTTCTGCTATTACCTCGTCCTCGGTTGTTTCCTCTTCTACCGAGGCTGGCAGCTCCTCTTCTATCGCTTCCTCCTCAGCCGTCTCCTCTTCTGAAGCTGTCAGCTCTTCTGTAGTTTCCTCAGTTGTTTCATCTTCGGCCGAGCCTGCTAGCTCAAGCATTGCTTCTTCCAACTCTACCGTTGCTAGCTCTTCTGCTTCTGCTACTGAAACTTCTAGCTCGAGCATTGCTCCTTACAACTCTACCATTGTTAGTTCTTCTACTTCCGCTAGTCAGACCTCTATCTCGACCATTGCTCCTTACAACTCCACCACCACCGCTCCAGCTAGTTCCGCTTCTAGcgttattttttcaactagAAATGGTACCACTGTTACTGAAACTGATAACACTCTTGTTACCAAGGAAACCACTGTCTGTGACTACTCTTCAACATCTGCCGTTCCAGCTTCCACCACCGGTTACAACAATTCTACTAAGGTTTCAACTGCTACAGTCTGCAGTACATGCAAAGAAGGTACCTCTACTGCAACTGACTTCTCTACACTAAAGACTACAGTTACCGTCTGTGACTCCGCCTGTCAAGCCAAGAAGTCTGCTACTGTAGTTAGCGTTCAATCCAAAACCACTGGTATCGTTGAGCAAACCGAAAACGGCGCTGCCAAGGCTGTTATCGGTATGGGCGCCGGTGCTTTAGCCGCTGTTGCTGCCATGTTACTATGA
- the TIR2 gene encoding putative GPI-anchored mannoprotein produces the protein MAYTKIALLAAVAALASAQTQEEIDELNVILNDVKSNLQEYISLAEDSSSGFSLSSLPSGVLDIGLALASATDDSYTTLYSEVDFAAVSKMLTMVPWYSSRLLPELESLLGTSSTAASSTEAKTSSAAASSAATSSAATSSSDATSSAVASSSEATSSAVASSSEATSSAVASSSEAVSSTKATSSKASSAVVSSAAASSTKASAISQISDGQIQATSTVSEQTENGAAKAVIGMGAGVMAAAAMLL, from the coding sequence atggcttACACCAAGATTGCTTTACTAGCTGCTGTCGCTGCTTTGGCTTCCGCCCAAACCCAGGAAGAAATTGACGAATTGAACGTTATTTTGAACGATGTTAAATCCAACTTGCAAGAGTACATTAGTTTGGCTGAAGACTCTTCATCTGGATTTTCCTTAAGCAGTCTGCCATCTGGTGTTTTGGACATCGGTTTAGCTTTGGCTTCCGCCACTGATGACTCCTATACCACTTTGTATTCTGAGGTTGATTTTGCTGCTGTTAGTAAGATGTTGACTATGGTTCCATGGTATTCTTCCAGACTTCTACCAGAGTTGGAATCCTTGTTAGGAACTTCCTCCACCGCCGCCTCTTCTACTGAAGCTAAGACCTcttctgctgctgcttcTTCTGCTGCTACTTCTTCCGCTGCTACTTCCTCCAGCGATGCCACTTCTTCCGCTGTTGCTTCTTCCAGCGAGGCTACTTCTTCTGCTGTTGCTTCCTCCAGTGAAGCTACTTCCTCTGCTGTTGCTTCCTCAAGTGAAGCTGTTTCTTCCACTAAAGCTACCTCTTCTAAGGCTTCCTCCGCCGTTGTTTcttctgctgctgcttcTTCCACTAAAGCTTCCGCCATCTCTCAAATCTCTGATGGTCAAATCCAAGCAACCAGTACCGTTTCTGAACAAACCGAAAACGGCGCTGCCAAGGCTGTTATCGGTATGGGTGCTGGTGTCATGGCTGCTGCCGCCATGTTATTATAA